One Bremerella cremea genomic window carries:
- a CDS encoding TraM recognition domain-containing protein → MNWFGFTFWKARDSLDLLGISLEDVCSHIFAIGGTGSGKTSVLKILLRDILRRGGPNIGCLWCCVKPDEAANACRVIELAGAQDRLLILVPGEFTYNFLSFELTRQNGSPTTATQLLQDLNNQLSQSKGEHQDSFWANLYAMLLTCCITIAWLSKREKVTIEDVYRVMLSLPAAFAQVASTEFQSSSYAFQLLQLAENGIRNAGEMRQYKQSASFLLSEFIQIGSKARGAAISEGSAVLVPFLNSPMYETVCAEHSTFSPEMALDGACVVLAAPIMSHGPAGMLLQSIVTTQLSEAALRRLNPQTTTIVVRDELQMLINNPAKEAMIQSVSRSQRLAFVSGCQSLPTLQSAMGGNQAEQELHSVFANYSTKLILSNHCARTNDYFSQSWGQHREDFVSVSETKEEEKFDLLNFLMGNDRFLFSVSEQMAPRCPPERFLSLRRGGPHNKLLVDFFLSQAGRTYGPQGDPFTLKTLRQI, encoded by the coding sequence ATGAACTGGTTTGGCTTCACGTTCTGGAAAGCCCGAGATTCGCTCGACTTACTTGGCATCTCGTTGGAGGACGTGTGCTCCCATATCTTCGCGATTGGCGGCACGGGAAGCGGCAAGACATCCGTTCTAAAGATTCTCCTCCGCGACATTCTTCGTCGCGGAGGGCCGAACATTGGCTGCCTGTGGTGTTGCGTCAAACCGGACGAGGCGGCCAACGCGTGCCGTGTCATTGAACTCGCCGGAGCCCAGGATCGGTTGTTGATCTTGGTGCCCGGCGAATTCACCTACAACTTCCTCTCTTTCGAACTGACTCGCCAAAATGGCTCGCCTACAACGGCCACCCAGCTCTTGCAGGACCTTAACAATCAACTCAGTCAATCTAAAGGAGAACATCAAGACAGTTTCTGGGCCAACTTGTATGCCATGCTACTCACCTGCTGCATTACCATCGCTTGGCTGTCCAAACGAGAAAAGGTAACCATCGAAGATGTTTACCGCGTGATGCTCTCTCTACCGGCGGCATTCGCTCAAGTGGCTTCAACCGAATTTCAGTCGAGTTCGTACGCTTTTCAACTGCTCCAACTGGCGGAGAATGGAATTCGAAATGCGGGGGAAATGCGGCAATACAAACAGTCCGCTTCCTTTTTGCTGTCCGAGTTCATTCAAATTGGCTCGAAGGCACGTGGGGCGGCGATCAGTGAAGGCTCGGCGGTGCTCGTGCCCTTTCTCAACTCGCCCATGTACGAGACCGTTTGTGCCGAACATTCCACGTTCTCTCCTGAGATGGCTCTGGACGGGGCATGTGTTGTTCTTGCGGCCCCCATCATGTCGCACGGTCCCGCGGGGATGCTCCTACAAAGCATCGTGACAACCCAGTTGAGCGAGGCGGCTCTCCGCCGCTTGAATCCGCAGACGACGACCATCGTCGTGCGGGACGAACTCCAGATGCTCATCAACAATCCTGCCAAGGAAGCAATGATTCAGTCGGTCTCACGGAGCCAACGCTTGGCGTTTGTGAGTGGCTGCCAAAGCTTACCAACGCTTCAGTCCGCCATGGGCGGAAACCAGGCAGAACAGGAACTTCATTCCGTGTTTGCCAACTATTCGACGAAACTGATTCTCTCCAACCATTGTGCCCGGACCAACGACTACTTCAGTCAAAGCTGGGGGCAGCATCGAGAAGACTTCGTCAGCGTCAGCGAGACGAAGGAAGAGGAGAAGTTCGACCTGCTTAATTTCTTGATGGGAAATGATCGATTTCTATTTTCTGTCTCCGAACAGATGGCTCCTCGTTGTCCTCCTGAGAGGTTTCTATCACTTCGTCGCGGAGGGCCACACAACAAACTCCTCGTTGATTTCTTTCTCAGCCAGGCGGGTCGCACCTACGGGCCGCAAGGCGATCCATTCACCTTAAAAACGCTAAGGCAAATCTAG